The Paenibacillus sp. FSL R7-0204 genome includes a region encoding these proteins:
- a CDS encoding ABC transporter ATP-binding protein: MNLSLEVTGLTKSYAGSGFMLDNVSLAIPNGTIMGFVGENGAGKTTTIKSILNTVQIDSGTIRLLGKEMKDEDTALREDIGVVLDSANFPAVLTPVKLAKVMRGVYKQWDQEIYVKLTGKFGLPMDRKISGFSRGMTMKLAIAAALSHRPKLLILDEATSGLDPVTREEILEVFLEFVEDERHAILMSSHITSDLEKIADHITFIHQGRIILTAMKDELIYGYGVARCTRDQFRGIAEEDKLSYRVREHQTDVLVKDRRGFEQQYSGIIVDQVTIDEILLLLVKGEK; the protein is encoded by the coding sequence ATGAATCTTAGTTTGGAAGTCACCGGACTGACCAAGTCCTATGCCGGCTCCGGCTTTATGCTGGACAATGTATCACTAGCCATTCCTAACGGAACCATTATGGGGTTCGTGGGTGAGAATGGAGCAGGGAAGACGACAACAATCAAGTCCATTCTGAACACGGTTCAGATCGACAGCGGTACAATCCGGCTGCTGGGCAAGGAGATGAAGGATGAAGATACCGCCTTACGTGAAGACATCGGGGTTGTGCTGGATTCGGCCAATTTCCCGGCGGTACTGACACCGGTTAAGCTGGCTAAGGTTATGCGCGGTGTCTATAAGCAGTGGGATCAGGAGATCTATGTGAAGCTCACAGGGAAGTTCGGCCTGCCTATGGACCGTAAGATCAGCGGATTCTCACGGGGCATGACGATGAAGCTGGCGATCGCTGCCGCATTGTCGCACCGGCCTAAGCTGCTGATCCTGGATGAGGCGACCTCGGGGCTGGACCCGGTAACCAGAGAGGAGATTCTGGAGGTATTCCTGGAGTTTGTCGAGGATGAGCGTCATGCCATACTGATGTCTTCCCACATCACAAGCGACCTTGAGAAAATAGCCGATCACATCACCTTCATTCATCAAGGGCGGATCATACTGACGGCGATGAAGGACGAGCTGATCTACGGCTACGGCGTTGCCCGTTGCACCAGGGACCAGTTCAGAGGTATCGCTGAAGAAGACAAGTTGTCCTATAGAGTGAGGGAGCATCAGACCGATGTGCTGGTGAAGGATAGAAGAGGGTTTGAGCAACAATACAGCGGGATCATAGTGGACCAGGTAACCATTGATGAAATACTGCTGCTGCTCGTAAAGGGGGAGAAATAA
- a CDS encoding FAD-dependent oxidoreductase → MRKKSVKKILSVILLMSLVILSVAGCSGTKNEDSPKDAGGITYKAGTYTGSADGKNGAVQVEVTFSEHAIDTVKVVNFKETEGVSDASVTKIPKAIVDNQSLKIDAVSGATVTSDAILAAVADCVTQAGVDPLVLNNDVKKVESTEVEDLTTDVVVIGGGAAGMSASLRADELGLKTILLEKMTYIGGAISISGGNQVVGLSKLQQEAGVTDDSADSIVTDFLANGGNKNIADLLKLFAANVGQTTDWLNQYVGIKYDMAGGLHKLAEYSHDRELAYDQGGPGFAKQARQKVEESGVELHLETRAEKLVTDDSGAVTGVVARDGTGKTYNITAKAVIMATGGYGNNKDLLSDQLKTALYYGPTSSTGDGIVMAKGEGIDAATRLMEYGKRYPNGVEVSEGIAKSTIVGNIAAFKKSGILVNSAGDRVVNEKSSNRSILEVELTQQNQMLYLLMDPATFDVFKTSLGEAGISQGDIETWLKNNGLSKPYFFHAGTAEALATAAGMEAGALQNTINRYNGFVKAGKDKDFGRSADYMKEAIGSGPYYLVEQKPRFATTMGGLVVNTGFEVMNTSSQIIPGLYAAGEVVGGVMGDDSPSGANNAWALTSGKLSAEAVVDKLK, encoded by the coding sequence ATGAGGAAAAAGAGTGTGAAGAAAATACTGTCGGTTATCCTGTTGATGTCATTGGTGATCTTATCTGTGGCAGGATGTTCAGGTACAAAAAATGAAGATAGCCCTAAAGATGCCGGGGGCATCACCTATAAGGCAGGAACCTATACAGGCTCTGCGGACGGAAAAAACGGTGCGGTGCAGGTGGAAGTAACCTTCTCGGAGCATGCCATCGACACTGTGAAGGTAGTGAATTTCAAGGAGACCGAAGGGGTCAGTGACGCATCCGTTACCAAGATTCCGAAGGCTATTGTCGATAACCAGTCCTTGAAGATTGATGCCGTCTCCGGGGCAACCGTCACCAGTGATGCGATCCTGGCTGCCGTCGCCGATTGCGTAACCCAAGCCGGTGTAGATCCGCTGGTTCTGAACAATGATGTGAAGAAAGTGGAATCGACCGAGGTAGAGGACTTAACGACAGATGTAGTCGTCATCGGCGGCGGAGCGGCAGGCATGTCCGCTTCCCTGCGTGCAGATGAGCTTGGACTGAAGACCATTCTGCTGGAGAAAATGACTTACATCGGCGGGGCCATCTCGATCAGCGGCGGCAATCAGGTGGTTGGACTCTCCAAGCTTCAGCAAGAAGCCGGAGTTACCGACGACAGTGCCGACAGCATCGTGACGGATTTTCTTGCCAACGGGGGAAATAAGAACATTGCCGATTTATTGAAGCTGTTCGCAGCCAACGTCGGGCAGACTACAGACTGGCTGAATCAATATGTGGGGATTAAATACGATATGGCAGGCGGACTGCATAAGCTGGCAGAGTACAGTCATGACCGGGAGCTTGCTTACGATCAGGGCGGACCCGGATTCGCCAAGCAGGCCCGCCAGAAGGTCGAAGAGTCGGGTGTGGAGCTGCACCTGGAGACCAGAGCAGAGAAGCTGGTTACAGATGATAGCGGTGCTGTTACAGGTGTCGTTGCCAGAGACGGCACCGGGAAGACCTACAATATTACAGCTAAGGCAGTGATTATGGCTACCGGAGGTTATGGTAATAATAAAGACCTGCTCTCCGATCAGTTAAAGACCGCTCTATACTATGGTCCGACTTCCTCGACTGGAGACGGAATAGTAATGGCCAAAGGTGAAGGCATCGATGCCGCAACCCGCCTGATGGAATACGGAAAACGTTACCCCAATGGAGTGGAGGTATCCGAGGGAATTGCGAAATCAACCATTGTCGGCAATATCGCTGCGTTCAAGAAGAGCGGAATTCTGGTGAATAGTGCCGGAGATAGAGTAGTGAATGAGAAATCCAGTAATCGCAGCATTCTGGAAGTGGAACTTACGCAACAGAATCAGATGCTATACTTGCTGATGGATCCGGCAACCTTCGATGTGTTTAAGACCAGTCTGGGCGAAGCAGGAATCTCACAGGGTGATATTGAGACATGGCTGAAGAACAATGGTTTATCTAAGCCGTATTTCTTCCATGCCGGGACGGCTGAAGCGCTCGCAACGGCTGCCGGAATGGAGGCTGGTGCGTTGCAGAATACCATTAACCGCTATAACGGCTTCGTTAAGGCCGGTAAGGATAAGGACTTCGGGCGTTCAGCGGATTACATGAAGGAAGCCATTGGATCAGGCCCTTACTATCTGGTAGAGCAGAAACCGCGTTTCGCTACAACCATGGGGGGACTGGTTGTGAACACAGGCTTTGAAGTCATGAATACCAGCAGCCAGATCATTCCCGGACTCTACGCCGCAGGCGAGGTTGTTGGTGGTGTCATGGGAGATGACTCCCCCTCCGGCGCCAATAATGCCTGGGCACTGACCTCCGGGAAGCTGTCAGCAGAGGCAGTGGTAGATAAACTTAAATAA
- a CDS encoding metallophosphoesterase, giving the protein MFIIIGLVFIALYALIVFYIGWSGWGWIKPVVSGRFRLFYIIALIFLASSLILSRVVAGSAVLSVIGSYWLAVFSLLLILLPLVHLMVWLTKLVRLPRRAVQKWSGILTLVALVSLLGYGSYNAYSPVVRSYEVQIDKPGPASGKLHIVMASDMHFGYLSGKRHAERMVQEINALHPDLILLPGDIVDDDVRPYKEKGLGAVLAKLEAPLGVYASLGNHDRFKGGTEEIISLLKESGMQVLYDEDVEVGGWLTLIGRKDYSDKERAKLADLTKEIDHSKPVFMLEHQPVEFGIAQEQGVDLMVSGHTHRGQIAPANLITSRVFENDWGYLQKGQLHTIVSSGYGFWGPPIRIGSRSEIVSIQVQFSNADQ; this is encoded by the coding sequence ATGTTTATCATCATTGGGCTAGTATTCATTGCTTTATACGCGTTAATTGTCTTCTATATTGGCTGGAGCGGCTGGGGCTGGATCAAGCCGGTCGTCTCCGGACGGTTCCGGCTGTTCTACATCATTGCGCTGATCTTCCTGGCCAGCTCGCTGATCCTCTCCAGAGTGGTGGCGGGGTCAGCGGTCTTAAGCGTCATTGGCAGTTACTGGCTGGCCGTATTCAGCCTGCTGCTCATACTTCTGCCTCTAGTGCACCTTATGGTCTGGCTCACGAAGCTGGTCAGGCTGCCACGCCGGGCTGTTCAGAAGTGGTCCGGTATTCTAACGCTGGTGGCGCTGGTGAGCCTGCTCGGGTATGGAAGCTATAATGCATACAGCCCGGTTGTGCGTTCCTACGAGGTACAGATTGACAAGCCGGGTCCGGCCAGCGGTAAGCTTCATATCGTGATGGCTTCAGATATGCATTTCGGTTATTTATCCGGCAAACGCCATGCGGAGCGGATGGTACAGGAGATTAACGCCTTGCACCCCGATCTAATACTGCTCCCGGGCGATATCGTGGATGATGATGTCAGGCCGTATAAGGAGAAGGGACTCGGCGCTGTGCTGGCGAAGCTTGAAGCTCCGCTCGGAGTGTATGCTTCCCTGGGGAATCATGACCGGTTCAAGGGCGGGACGGAGGAGATCATCAGCCTGCTGAAGGAGAGCGGGATGCAGGTGCTCTATGATGAAGACGTCGAGGTGGGCGGCTGGCTGACGCTGATTGGACGGAAGGACTACAGCGATAAGGAACGGGCCAAGCTGGCTGATCTGACCAAGGAGATAGATCATTCCAAGCCGGTGTTCATGCTGGAGCATCAGCCGGTGGAGTTCGGGATTGCGCAGGAGCAGGGCGTGGATCTGATGGTCTCCGGCCATACCCACCGCGGGCAGATCGCGCCGGCCAATCTGATCACCTCCAGAGTGTTCGAGAATGACTGGGGCTATCTGCAGAAGGGGCAGCTTCATACCATCGTGTCTTCAGGCTATGGCTTCTGGGGTCCGCCGATCCGCATCGGGTCGCGCTCAGAGATCGTGTCCATTCAAGTGCAGTTTTCTAACGCAGACCAGTAA
- a CDS encoding MepB family protein, giving the protein MNKFHTTLAYITEKLYAPARLTVASIREEPQNSEYGAGIFQLDALSVRFRVAKITPTKTGQFVAMWEKNADRKNQAFTYADAPDLLVISTFHPVSGELGQFVFPKDLLKMHGVLATDNVPGKMAIRVYPAWDTVTNKQALATQKWQTPYFGRVDPMNNHHLQALTRLYLPELPFTI; this is encoded by the coding sequence ATGAATAAATTTCATACCACGTTAGCTTATATAACTGAAAAATTATACGCACCAGCCCGCTTAACTGTCGCTTCTATACGTGAAGAACCGCAGAACTCCGAATATGGAGCCGGTATATTTCAACTGGATGCTCTTTCGGTGCGATTTCGGGTTGCCAAAATCACCCCCACGAAGACCGGCCAATTTGTCGCGATGTGGGAAAAAAATGCCGATCGTAAAAACCAGGCCTTCACCTATGCCGATGCCCCTGATTTGCTGGTAATCAGCACCTTCCATCCCGTCAGCGGGGAGCTTGGACAGTTTGTATTTCCGAAAGACCTGCTGAAAATGCATGGTGTGCTGGCAACCGATAATGTCCCGGGAAAAATGGCGATACGGGTCTATCCTGCCTGGGATACCGTAACCAATAAACAAGCTTTGGCTACTCAGAAGTGGCAGACCCCTTATTTTGGAAGAGTCGATCCGATGAACAATCACCATCTGCAGGCGTTAACCCGGTTGTATCTGCCAGAACTACCGTTTACAATTTAA
- a CDS encoding ABC-2 transporter permease, with amino-acid sequence MRGLLLNNYYSLQNNIKSSLGIALLLSLVSFAGVDHSVLNAVIAAQIWIFVLSIGASLQMDEASKWNRFELTMPIRRRTVIHAKYMSFLMLILMGTAVSLVTLALTYVSKGDIAHLNLSTGYTFGLSLSISTLAIYYPVILKFGVEKSEQMVMISAGLSVGLRFLVWMLLNLYMDDVNYNGPETGYATLLLAVLLFAVSYLISVRIHRNKEF; translated from the coding sequence ATGCGCGGACTGCTGTTAAATAATTATTACTCACTGCAAAATAACATCAAATCTTCCCTCGGCATTGCGCTGCTTCTGTCGCTGGTTTCCTTTGCCGGGGTGGATCACAGCGTACTGAATGCAGTCATCGCGGCACAGATTTGGATTTTTGTGTTGAGCATCGGGGCCTCCCTGCAGATGGATGAGGCTTCTAAATGGAACCGGTTTGAACTCACCATGCCGATCAGAAGGAGAACGGTCATCCATGCGAAATACATGTCCTTCCTGATGTTAATCCTCATGGGCACCGCTGTAAGTCTGGTTACTCTGGCATTAACCTATGTAAGCAAGGGAGACATAGCACATTTGAACCTGTCCACCGGGTATACCTTCGGTTTATCTTTATCTATCTCCACCCTGGCGATCTATTATCCGGTCATTCTTAAATTCGGTGTGGAAAAAAGCGAGCAGATGGTGATGATATCGGCAGGGCTATCGGTGGGCCTTCGTTTCCTGGTGTGGATGCTGCTGAACCTGTATATGGACGATGTGAACTATAATGGTCCTGAGACCGGGTATGCCACCCTGCTCCTTGCTGTTCTCCTGTTCGCGGTGTCCTATCTGATTTCCGTGCGGATTCATCGGAATAAAGAATTCTGA
- a CDS encoding serine hydrolase domain-containing protein produces MKKGFTLVLLVLLLLSGSITAFAAGQGSVGPGGTTPSGIPLTGLEAFVDDYVKEYIGKQTVGASVVMVKDGQVVLSKGYGYADVEQQLPVSPDTVMEWGSISKLAVWTSVMQLAEQGKLDLNEDIRKLLPEHFLTKLEYDEPITMLHLMNHNAGFEEYMFDMAYQSPEEVRSLEEGLKLAQPAQIYRPGQVVAYSNYGNSLAAYIVERISGQPYHEYVQQHIFEPLGMKHSMAYSVVEDRPELLKHKAKGYFFAGQGSFNQGPWNYMSMYPNGGNNGTAEDLAKFAMALMPAAGEQSPLFQKSGTLDTMLTRSHSAAEGMPGIAHGFWEYPGAHRTLGHGGNTIAFATNLMLVPEDRFAVVIMTNQAGESHIVHGLTKAVVGQRAQTEAAVLPDVSEVEGRFVAARRPGHGFMKLFPYLTMMKLEPQGADQLQVSLAGMSGSYQQVQPYLYEKTGGDSGLDAWPMLYATMKEGKVESVSVYTSDYLPLSPGRSMPVLLISAALAGLAIVYFVIAPFVWLVQMLLGKRRAHRNRPAPRSANRKLTAGLTLTGTGLVVNNLVLALRMLSNNERPYSEVYPQIIVNITLTGLAALLIAALFITKMKHLSPPPASTARYPWSVIVPMVMMAILLAQLVFWEFYS; encoded by the coding sequence TTGAAAAAAGGATTCACACTAGTGCTCTTGGTGCTATTGCTGCTATCGGGCAGCATTACAGCATTTGCAGCTGGGCAAGGCAGCGTTGGACCGGGAGGAACTACCCCATCCGGTATTCCGTTGACTGGTTTGGAAGCGTTTGTTGACGATTATGTAAAAGAGTACATAGGAAAACAGACCGTAGGCGCGTCCGTTGTGATGGTGAAGGATGGGCAGGTCGTGCTGTCCAAGGGGTACGGCTACGCCGATGTGGAGCAGCAGCTCCCCGTCTCCCCGGATACGGTCATGGAATGGGGCTCCATCAGTAAGCTCGCTGTATGGACATCCGTAATGCAGCTGGCTGAGCAGGGAAAACTGGATCTGAATGAAGATATCCGTAAGCTTTTGCCGGAGCATTTCCTGACCAAGCTGGAGTATGACGAGCCGATCACCATGCTGCATCTGATGAACCACAACGCCGGATTTGAAGAGTATATGTTCGATATGGCCTACCAGTCTCCTGAGGAAGTAAGGTCACTGGAAGAGGGGCTCAAGCTGGCCCAGCCGGCACAGATTTATAGACCGGGGCAAGTGGTTGCTTATTCGAACTACGGCAACTCACTGGCAGCCTATATTGTGGAGAGAATCAGCGGGCAGCCTTATCATGAATATGTTCAGCAGCATATTTTTGAGCCGCTGGGCATGAAGCATTCCATGGCGTATTCCGTGGTGGAGGACCGCCCGGAGCTGCTGAAGCATAAGGCCAAAGGATATTTCTTCGCCGGGCAAGGCTCCTTCAATCAAGGCCCATGGAATTATATGTCCATGTACCCTAACGGCGGCAATAACGGGACTGCGGAGGATCTGGCCAAATTCGCCATGGCGCTCATGCCCGCAGCCGGAGAGCAATCCCCGCTGTTCCAGAAGTCCGGTACGCTGGATACGATGCTGACCCGGAGTCATTCCGCTGCTGAAGGCATGCCGGGCATCGCCCATGGGTTCTGGGAGTATCCCGGGGCACACCGTACGCTGGGACATGGCGGGAACACGATTGCTTTTGCCACCAATCTGATGCTTGTGCCGGAAGACCGGTTTGCAGTCGTGATTATGACGAATCAGGCGGGCGAATCCCATATTGTTCATGGTCTGACCAAAGCAGTAGTGGGACAGAGAGCGCAGACTGAGGCAGCGGTGCTGCCGGACGTGTCAGAGGTGGAAGGCAGATTCGTGGCAGCACGCCGTCCCGGACATGGCTTCATGAAGCTGTTCCCTTATCTGACAATGATGAAGCTTGAGCCTCAGGGAGCAGATCAGCTTCAGGTGTCACTTGCCGGGATGAGCGGGAGCTATCAGCAGGTTCAGCCTTACCTCTATGAGAAGACGGGCGGGGATTCAGGATTGGATGCCTGGCCGATGCTGTACGCCACGATGAAAGAAGGGAAGGTAGAGTCTGTCTCGGTGTACACTTCCGATTATCTGCCGCTGTCTCCGGGCCGGTCCATGCCGGTACTGCTGATCAGTGCAGCACTTGCGGGACTGGCGATCGTCTATTTCGTAATCGCTCCATTTGTGTGGCTGGTACAGATGCTTTTGGGCAAAAGGAGAGCACATCGTAACCGTCCAGCACCCCGTTCCGCCAACCGGAAGCTGACGGCCGGACTGACCTTAACCGGTACCGGTCTGGTAGTGAACAATCTGGTGCTGGCCTTACGGATGCTGAGCAACAATGAACGTCCCTACTCCGAAGTGTATCCGCAGATTATAGTGAATATTACGCTAACCGGTCTGGCTGCACTGCTTATCGCTGCGCTGTTTATAACCAAGATGAAGCATCTGTCGCCGCCGCCTGCTTCAACGGCCCGTTATCCTTGGTCTGTCATCGTGCCCATGGTGATGATGGCAATTCTGCTGGCCCAGCTTGTATTCTGGGAGTTCTACAGTTAA
- a CDS encoding LysR family transcriptional regulator, giving the protein MTIAQLQYFMTIRKYLSFSSAADELCITQSAISKQIKSLEGELNTLLFDRRTRTISLTPAGEEFVLYAEKILANYNEMMSNMKKHELLETGHLSIATIPVMSQYGMTSIIAGFTGMYPQVKLHLIEKENDSILSMLRNGEVDVAFMRTNYIPEGLAEVHPLVEDFLVLVVSKDHPLANQASVDLDRVQSDKFILLNSTSGIYTTCMEECRKAGFTPEVLFTNSRIETIMELVAENLGVTLLMDQVARYADHPRLSIVPLTNPVLSSVAIVNPKNKQNTESVTAFMDYVIQSSS; this is encoded by the coding sequence ATGACTATTGCACAGCTTCAATATTTTATGACTATTCGTAAATATCTTAGCTTCTCCAGCGCAGCAGATGAGCTGTGTATCACCCAGTCCGCGATATCCAAACAGATCAAATCCCTGGAAGGCGAGCTGAACACCCTGCTGTTCGACCGAAGGACACGGACGATCAGCCTGACTCCTGCCGGGGAAGAATTCGTATTATATGCCGAGAAAATCCTGGCCAATTACAATGAGATGATGTCAAACATGAAGAAGCATGAGCTGCTCGAAACAGGCCATTTATCCATTGCAACCATTCCCGTGATGTCCCAATATGGCATGACCTCAATAATTGCCGGATTTACAGGGATGTACCCGCAGGTCAAATTGCATCTGATTGAAAAAGAAAATGATAGCATATTATCCATGCTCCGCAATGGCGAGGTGGATGTAGCGTTCATGCGTACAAACTATATCCCGGAGGGGCTCGCCGAGGTTCATCCGCTGGTGGAGGATTTCTTAGTGCTGGTAGTCTCCAAGGATCACCCCCTGGCTAATCAGGCCTCCGTGGATCTGGACCGGGTGCAGAGCGATAAATTCATTCTGCTGAACTCCACTTCGGGTATTTATACTACCTGTATGGAAGAGTGCCGCAAGGCCGGCTTCACCCCTGAGGTTCTATTCACCAATAGCCGGATTGAGACCATTATGGAACTCGTTGCCGAGAATCTTGGCGTAACCCTATTGATGGACCAGGTTGCCCGCTACGCGGATCATCCCAGGCTTAGTATCGTACCGCTGACGAACCCGGTTCTTAGCTCGGTTGCTATTGTAAATCCCAAGAATAAACAGAACACGGAGAGCGTCACGGCATTTATGGACTATGTAATTCAATCATCATCCTGA
- a CDS encoding cryptochrome/photolyase family protein codes for MILFIHRKDLRTSDLPAFDAIASAEKDSLHVLILEPFLLRNKRYLEHSGRNFLQHVVRLQQQYTKEGKRLHLLYGEPEVILRRLAQLHPVQEVSLHADYTPYALKRDRLLQDTAHALNLRFQVRHDSMLCDLEEFMDWCGRSEPFKVFTPFYRRWRAFLSQRFQPPYAAGLSSLRTVDLHPQLADTFQVPEEIARQLTALAPTTEQMNPDHLLENFLHADLHDYKVGRNHYAQERTSRISRHLNTGAISARTLYSRLTEEEDFGEEWLRQLAWRDFYLYQARLDKDFFNYENVYDLSALGTQHFEAWAQGRTGIPVIDAAMRQLNETGWMPNRLRMITAMFLTKNLGCPFIYGERYFRLKLSDYDNAQNRGGWLWSSSLGFDASPYFRVMNPVTQSQTHDPGGSYIRTWLPERADWSDKDIHLPAEDAIVDLKRSRAYAIEVYKEIMRSRQG; via the coding sequence ATGATTCTATTCATACACCGCAAGGACCTGCGGACTTCGGATCTGCCGGCCTTCGACGCTATAGCTTCAGCAGAGAAAGACTCACTGCATGTGTTAATACTGGAGCCGTTTCTGCTAAGGAATAAACGTTATCTGGAGCATAGCGGCCGGAATTTCCTGCAACATGTTGTCCGTCTTCAGCAGCAATATACGAAAGAAGGCAAACGGCTCCATCTCCTGTATGGAGAGCCGGAGGTGATCCTCCGGCGGCTGGCACAGCTCCACCCTGTTCAGGAGGTCAGCCTGCATGCAGACTATACCCCTTATGCCCTTAAGCGCGACCGGCTGCTGCAGGATACCGCCCATGCACTGAACCTCAGGTTCCAAGTGCGGCATGACAGTATGCTCTGTGATCTGGAAGAATTCATGGACTGGTGCGGCCGGAGTGAGCCGTTCAAGGTGTTCACTCCCTTTTACCGCCGCTGGCGTGCTTTCCTCTCGCAGCGGTTCCAGCCGCCGTACGCTGCCGGGCTAAGCAGTCTGCGAACCGTAGATCTTCACCCGCAGCTCGCAGACACCTTCCAGGTTCCCGAAGAGATTGCCCGGCAGCTTACAGCGCTGGCTCCCACCACAGAGCAGATGAACCCGGATCATCTGCTTGAGAATTTCCTGCACGCGGATCTGCATGATTACAAGGTGGGCCGCAATCATTACGCGCAGGAACGGACCAGCCGGATCAGCAGACATTTGAATACAGGAGCGATCTCGGCACGGACCCTATACAGCAGGCTTACTGAAGAAGAAGATTTCGGGGAAGAATGGCTGAGACAGTTAGCCTGGAGGGATTTTTATCTATATCAGGCACGGCTGGACAAGGATTTCTTCAACTATGAGAATGTCTATGATCTCTCTGCGCTGGGGACACAGCACTTCGAGGCCTGGGCTCAGGGCAGGACCGGCATTCCGGTCATCGATGCTGCCATGCGCCAATTGAATGAGACCGGCTGGATGCCGAACCGGCTGCGGATGATAACGGCCATGTTCCTGACAAAGAATCTGGGCTGTCCCTTCATCTATGGCGAACGTTATTTCCGGCTGAAGCTAAGCGATTACGACAACGCCCAGAACCGTGGCGGCTGGCTATGGAGCTCTTCGCTCGGCTTCGATGCCTCTCCCTATTTCCGGGTGATGAATCCGGTCACCCAATCCCAGACCCATGATCCGGGCGGCAGCTATATCCGTACCTGGCTGCCGGAACGCGCGGACTGGTCTGATAAGGACATTCACCTGCCCGCCGAAGATGCCATTGTGGATCTGAAGCGGTCCCGGGCATACGCCATCGAAGTCTACAAAGAGATCATGCGGAGCCGGCAAGGCTGA
- a CDS encoding GntR family transcriptional regulator, with protein sequence MEIIISSNRNKPIYEQITSQIKGKIMSGELQAGDPIPSMRALAKAIQVSVITVQKAYEDLQRDGFIETTVGRGSFVSAVSQNMFQEEQQKQVEEHLIAAAELARAGGIKLEKMVDMLTVFYTEGNHES encoded by the coding sequence GTGGAGATTATCATCAGCAGCAACAGGAACAAGCCCATTTATGAGCAGATCACCTCGCAGATCAAAGGCAAGATTATGAGCGGAGAGCTTCAGGCGGGAGATCCTATTCCTTCGATGCGTGCCTTGGCCAAGGCTATTCAAGTCAGTGTAATTACGGTGCAGAAGGCCTATGAGGATCTGCAGCGGGATGGGTTCATTGAGACTACGGTTGGCCGGGGCAGCTTCGTGTCCGCCGTGAGCCAGAACATGTTTCAGGAAGAGCAGCAGAAGCAAGTGGAGGAGCATCTCATCGCAGCAGCCGAGCTCGCCCGTGCGGGCGGAATCAAACTGGAAAAGATGGTGGACATGCTGACTGTCTTTTATACGGAGGGTAATCATGAATCTTAG